The genomic segment GCGAGGATCTCCGGAGCCGCCCGCTCGAAGAGCGGCGCGACCTCCTCGAGAGCCTGCTGGCCAACGCGCCCGCCTCCATCCGGGTGGCCGAGCGGCTCGACGGAGGGGCGACCGCCCTGGAGGTCGCGGCCTCGCGCGGCTACGAGGGCCTGATCGCCAAGCGGCGGGGCTCGCGCTACGAGCCCGTACGCTCGCGCGCGTGGCTCAAGATCAAGGCCGTCAACACGCAGGAGGTGGCGATCGTCGGCTTCACCCGCGGGAAGAGCCAGCGGGAGGAGATCGGCGCCCTGCTCGTCGGCGTCGTCGAGGGCGGCGAGCTCACGTTCGCGGGGAAGGTCGGCACCGGCTTCTCGCTGAAGCAGCGGGCGGAGCTCAAGCGAGACCTCGCGCGCACGGTGGCGCCGCGGCCCCGCGTCAAGGGTGCGCCCCGGGTCGCCGACGCCACCTGGGTCGAGCCACGCCTGGTCGCCCAGGTCCGGTTCGGCGAGTGGACCGCGGATGGCAGGCTCCGCCATCCGTCCTTCCTCGGATGGCGCCCCGACAAGACGCCGGCGGAGTGCCTCCGGGAGGCGCCGGCGACCCCACCGAGCGGGGCGCGGCCGGGCGGGGACGTGATCGTCGCGCTCACGCACCCCGAGCGGGTGCTCTACCCGAAGGACGGCATCACCAAGGCGGACCTGGCCGACTACTACGCCGCCGTGGTGGAGCCCCTCCTCCGAGCCCTCGCCGACCGGCCGCTGGCCCTGGAGCACTGGCCGGACGGGATCGACCAGCCGTCGTGGTTCCAGCAGGACATGGCGAAGAACGCCGCGCCCTGGATGACCCTGGTCGAGACCCCGGCGCGGACGCGCCGCGGGGGCGTCCGCCACCTGATCGCCGACCGTCCCGAGGTCCTCCGCTGGCTCGCCCAGCAGTCCGTGCTGAGCATCCACATGTGGTCCTCGCGGAAGGGGAGCCTCGAGATGCCCGACTGGGTCGTCTTCGACCTCGACCCCGCGGAGGGCAGGGGGATCGAGCAGACGATCGAGCCCGCGCTGGTCCTGCGGGGACTCTTCGAACGGCTCTCGCTCCCGAGCCTCTGCAAGACCTCGGGCCAGCGGGGGCTCCACGTTCTCGTGCCGCTGCTGCCGGGACACGGCCACGAAGAGGCGACGGGGTTCGCGTGGGAGATCGGCACGGCCGTCGCGCACGCGCTTCCGGAGGTCACCCTCGAGCGGCAACGAGGCAAGCGCCGGGGCCG from the Candidatus Methylomirabilota bacterium genome contains:
- the ligD gene encoding DNA ligase D, with the protein product MARSPRARPPKKRLHDYEAKRDFAVTPEPPPGRSARPGGPPFFMVHKHHARRLHYDLRLEIEGTLASWAVPKGPSYDPAVKRLAVQTEDHPFEYGAFEGRIPEGEYGAGDSLIWDRGTFETVPPGEASRQRAKGHLHLDLRGQKLQGRWHLVRTNRPSDGNPQWLLFKASDETARPGYDVVAARPESVVSGRAVARGPERAATLRAARPAPERLLDRLFPPMLATPAARLPADDAEWRFELKYDGFRALCALSDGRVALWSRNRLDLGPRFRRVAEALSRVVVGDAVIDGEIVAFDPRGAPRFQLLQKGHDDAAVLVAFDLVWLDGEDLRSRPLEERRDLLESLLANAPASIRVAERLDGGATALEVAASRGYEGLIAKRRGSRYEPVRSRAWLKIKAVNTQEVAIVGFTRGKSQREEIGALLVGVVEGGELTFAGKVGTGFSLKQRAELKRDLARTVAPRPRVKGAPRVADATWVEPRLVAQVRFGEWTADGRLRHPSFLGWRPDKTPAECLREAPATPPSGARPGGDVIVALTHPERVLYPKDGITKADLADYYAAVVEPLLRALADRPLALEHWPDGIDQPSWFQQDMAKNAAPWMTLVETPARTRRGGVRHLIADRPEVLRWLAQQSVLSIHMWSSRKGSLEMPDWVVFDLDPAEGRGIEQTIEPALVLRGLFERLSLPSLCKTSGQRGLHVLVPLLPGHGHEEATGFAWEIGTAVAHALPEVTLERQRGKRRGRLYLDCLQNGNGKTLVAPYSPRARDGAPVSAPLAWSEVTPKLDPGRLTLRTMLRRLDKVGDLFEPALERGGRLPRLG